From the Triticum urartu cultivar G1812 chromosome 4, Tu2.1, whole genome shotgun sequence genome, the window GGCCTTACGCATGAAGGGTTTTGATGAAGCTTGGCGACGCCAAGTAGAATCTTTCACCCAAAAAGGGAGTGttggaattaaagtgaatgacgatATAGGTCATTATTTCCAGACACGTAAGGGCCTGAGACAAGGTGATCCAATGTCTCCTATTCTGTTCAACATTGTGGCTGACATGTTGGCAATTCTGATAGGTAGGGCAAAGGAGGCCGGTCAGGTGGGCGGATTGGTGCCTCATCTAGTTGATGGTGGTGTATCCATCCTGTAGTACGCTGATGATACGATCATTTTTATGGAGCACGACTTGGCAAaagcgagaaatatgaagctgatgttatgcttatttgaacaattgaccggATTGAAGATTAACTTTCATAAAAGCAAGTTGTTCTGTTTTGGTAGAGCCGATGAGGAACAAGAGGCTTATAGCCAATTGTTTGGATGCGAATTGGGGGCATTACCTTTCACGTACCTAGGTATACCATTCACCATCGTAAGCTGACAAACAGAGAATGGAAGTGCATCGAGGATCGGTTTGAGAAGAAACTGAGTTGTTGGAAGGGCAAACTTATGTCATATGGAGGCCGATTGATTCTTAttaattcggtgctcacgagtatgccCATATTTCTCTTATCTTTCTTTGAAGTCCCAGTTGGTGTTAGGAAAAGGCTGGACTTCTATCGATCCCGATTCTTCTGGCAGAGTGATGAACTTAAGAGAAAATACCGACTCGCCAAATGGGATATCATCTGTCGACCAAAGGACCAGGGGGGCCTTGGTATTGAGAATCTTGAAGTCAAGAACACATGTCTTCTCAGTAAGTGGATGTATAAGTTATCAGTTGAAACTGAGGCCACGTGGGCGCAGATTCTCCGTAGTAAGTATCTGCAGTCCAAGACTTTGTCCCAGGCGACAGTGAGACCGACTGACTCGCCGTTTTGGAAGGGGCTTATCAGAGTCAAAGCTGCCTTCTTTAATAGAACAAAGTTTATAGTCGGTAATGGCAACACCACTCgcttctgggaggatacttggcttggTGAAACGCCGTTGGCGCTTCAGTATCCGTCCCTGTATCGTATTGTTCAACAACGTGATGCTCTTATTGCAATGATTATGCAGTCTAttccccttaatattcagtttaGGAGGGTGCTAAGCATGGCTTTATTTGGTGAGTAGACTGATGGAGATTCAGCTATCTCACCAGCCCGATCAGTTGTGTTGGAAGCTTACTAGGTCTAGAGAGTTCACAGTTAAGTCGATGTATATCGATGTCATTAACTCTAGTGCTATTTCTAGTTCCAAAGAGGTTTGGAAAGTCAAAGTTCCTTTGAAAATTAatgtgtttatgtggtttgtacataaacaagttattttaacaAAGGACAATTTGGTTAAGCGCAACTGGACAGGATCTACTAAGTGTACTTTTTGTGATCGGGACAAAACTATCAAGCACCTCTTCTTTGACTGCCCGTTGGCGAGAGTGTTGTGGCACACGGTGCATATTGCCTTTAACATAACTCCTCCGAATTCGGTTAGTACTTTATTTGGAACGTGGCTTGTTGGGATAGAGTCCGAAACAGCTAGACACATTCACGTAGGAGTATGTGCTTTGTTGTGGGCAATTTGGAACTGCATAAATGATTTGGCttttaacagaacaacaaataTTCATTTTTGCAGATTTTATTCCGAGCTACTGCGATGATCCATATGTGGTCgttactcactccgacggaggccagggagcgtttggttactggatctgtccggtgggagatggtagcgcgggatatcttcaaccggtttggatggcggtcatgtagtAGGATAGGCGATTAGTTTACCTATCTTTGTTATGCCAGCCGATTGTGGCTTTTGGGCCTTTTATTTTTGGCATTGTGGCTCTTTGTGAGCTTGCCGTTATTTTGTTTTCAGACTTTAAGACCTTGTTGAACCTCTTTATTTATCTATTAATGTGGCCGTATGCAttgttctgatgcagaggccggggagtcccccccttttcaaaaaaaacaaCTCCAAGAAGGAATAAATGCCCTTGCCTCACCGTATCAACGTTCAGATATGACCTAGACAAGGGTTTTCATCCTAGTTGTCGATAACAACCAGTGAACACCAGCACAACAAGTAGACAACAAGATACGACGCCAACGATTAAGTCTAATTTCTTCCGCAACAACAACTCCAAGAAGGAATAAATGCCATCGCCTCACCGTATCCACGTTTGGATATGACCTAGACAAGGATTTTCATCCTAGTTATCGACACCAACCAGTGAACACTAGCACAACATGTAGACAACAATATACGACGCCAACTATTAAGTCTGATTTCTTCCACAACAACAACTCCAAGAAGGAATAAACGCCCTCGCCTCACTGTATCCACGTTTGGATATGACCTAGACAAGGAATCTTGCATCCTAGTTGTCGATACCAACCAGTGAACACCAGCACAACAAGTAGATAATGCATTCAACAAGAAGATGATACAAGTTCGTCATTGTTAAGCCCGATCAATAAATGCTAGGACAAGAGTTTTCGCCCGGACATGAAACGGTGCTCCCGTCACCATCTTGATGATGGATCTTCCGATAGTCACACCAACCAGTACTCCATGCCGTGTCGGAAAAGGCACTAGTAGATTGGTGGGACGTCTTCCAACCTTAGAATAATGAATTTTGTGTTAAAAGACCCCAAAGCACTATTTGCAAAAGCTAAAAGACCACAAAGCACTATTTGCAAAAGGTAAAGAACACAAAGATAGACAGAACAAAATATAGCTCATAACAAAGACCACTCAAATCCAAAAAAAATACAGTTATGGGAAGGAACTGCTATGAGTACTCCATTATGCAGCTCCTTAAGTATAGGGACGTTCTAAATATTAATTATGTCACTGGGCAAGAGGAAAGAGCAGACGGTTTACAATAGGTTTCCGCTTTGAagtatactccctccgtcccaaaataagtgtctcaactttgtactagctCTAGTGCAAATTTGTACTAAGCtcaagacacttattttggaacggaggaaATAGTTGTTTTGTCCATCATAATAGCATCGTGCTAATATACCGTTCCAGACATCCATTCCAAGAATAATCGTTGGCTAGGGTGTAGGCAATTCTTTTAACGAGAGATAGGAGTTCGGCCTTTTATATTGATGAAGGAGTAAACAGCTCTTTGCAAATGCCATATAGGGTAGTTCCTCCATCGTCAGCCCTCCTCTGTCGTTATATTGCCTGCTACCTCCTCTACCAGCTTCGCCCATGGGGTGTGCAGCAAGGACCTGATCTACTGGTCGGGACTTCCAAGGTCTCTgctagtactccctcctttcctaaaTGTAAGTTTTTGTAGAAATTCCATTAGGTGGACTACATCCagagcaaaatgaatgaatccacacttaaaatgcatctatatacatctgcatgtagttcatagtgaaatctctataaagacttatatttagaaacggagggagtagttggcATGCATGCACGATAGTACTAGCtatctactactccctccgttccgatttactcgtcgtggttttagttcaaatttgaattaaaacCATGACGAGTAaatcggaacggagggagtactatgatACTTTCATTACGAGTAGCCTTAAGGATGCGTACATTTTATTCTTTCCAAATCAGTTGTGTAGGCCATAATTCAGCTGCCCCCATGAATGTATCCATCTACATAAAAAAGCTTCTAAGCGTAGGGAATTATGCACTGGCGTTAGCTGCCCCCACGCATGATGGTTTTCCTTAATTTGCCTGTCTGCTCCAACCTCCAAAAGCACAATGTCGTTGTCCCTATGTCTCCGGTGACTATATGCATGAGAGCCAATCAACACATGGTAACGTATTACTAAATTcgaaataaataaaaaattgcACGAGACACGGTTGCTTCTTCCTATCAATGTATGACCGGGTAGTAGTATATATGCACGCGCATTCCTACGGATTGAAAACTCGTATACTGAAATTACGATGATGATTAATTCGACATAGATTAACAAAGATCACATCGAGGACTTGTCATCCAACTCGCAAACAAATAGCTGAGACTAGGAAATTTAATTTGCGTTTTCATGTTCCTATCATTCATCTTGTGTTCTCTTGGCTCATTCCTTGAATCTTCTCAACAAAAACTATAAAGGAGGAAATAAAAGGATGGCTAGGGTTACCCAATCAACACGGCTCTAGGGCCAACTCACATTTGTTGACTTGTGTTTTCTGGAATGCTACCACCATACTGATAACTCCAAGTGTACCACCGTTTATATCAGAGACAACTGTTTTGAAATTAGAAGCAACGCAATCATCAGGTGCTAGATGAGTACGCCTGAGATGCCAACGGTAGAGCTTCGCAGCATGCGTGAGCTTCAAGCGTAGCTGCGTCTGTTACAGCCTGGAAAGCAAGTGTAGATACATACCTGAATCATCACGACATATCGCACAAACTGAACCTGACTGGTTGTCCCTGGACAGAGCCCCATCAACATTCAATTTGACAAACCCTTGAGGAGGAATCCATGTCTTTTGTAAGAGTAGCGATGGAAGGCTATTACAACCATTACTAGGATTCATGGAGTTCTATCTTGCAGAAGGAGGAGGGGGAAGGTAGGACAAGCCGCCGCCGTGCCAGGTTCGTGATCCACTTgatgcctctctctctctctagctTTTATCGTCTCGTTAGTTCCTGAACGGGCCAGGCCTGTTAGCTGGTCCAAGGGGCCAGCCCATGTACATGATGATAGGAGGGCTCGTAACATCTTTGCACATGTTGCTGCCTTCCCACTCGAAGCTCTGAGGtttaagagcatctccagccgagCCCCCACGACGGCCTTCCCACGCGATTTCTTCGCACCAGCGCCCAAAAATCGACCTAGTCACGTCCCCAGAAGCCCGTTTTTTGCCGGTTTGAACTGAAATTAACGCCGGAGAACCCAAGCCAAATCCAGCGCGCTGGGGAACGCCTGGGGGCGCCAGGGAACGCGATTTTGGCGCGAACGAGGATGGGCCCGCCGAGTCAACGAGACGCCGCTTCGTCGCCCTCATCGCCTCGGTTCCCTCGGGAATCAATGTCAAGGCTGCCACGCTGCCGTGCCGGTCagcctccattgatgcctcacgggcggcgcagtgaaggcgCCGCTGACGCGCGGCCCGCCCGCTCCCGCCACGCGTCACCCGGCATGCAGCCTCTCGCCGCCCCGCTGCGGCTATAAAAGGTGACCTCCCGCTGGTGAACGCCACAGCTCACATCCCCCCCCCCTCGCATCCGCCGCACAAAGCAGCACTCCCCCCCTCCCGCCGACGAGCAAATGGCCGAGAGGTTCCCAGGCGAatggcttcggccgccgccatctCCAAGAGCCGGAGGCGCGCCTCCTCTACTAGGCCGAGTATCCGGCGCCCCCAGACATGTGCGTGCCGGGGGCGTGGAGGCTGAGCGCTGGCGGCGTCCCGGTGCCACCGGTGCCCGAAGGGGTGGCACGGCGGGCCGAGATCGCCCGCATCCGCTCGCCCCTGACGGAGGAGCAGTGGAACGAGCCGAGGTACGCCGCCGACAGCGAAACGCTGTGGACGATGTACTTCGAGTGCCGCCGCCAAGAGCAGATCGCCTCCATCAACAGCATCATACCCCGCGACCGCCTCAACGCCGAAGGACGGCGCGAGTGGTGGAGTATGCCAGGCCGCACCCTCGAGGCCGTCCTCGACCACATCGAGACTTTTTTGGCAACGTGTCGCGCCTCAAGTACCCGGGGCGGCCGTCCTTCTCTCGCCGTTGTGGCAGCTCCTGGACGCCGCGGCGAATGGAGCCGACGTCCTCGTCGTCGGGCTCTGGCTCGCCGGCTCTCCGCCCCGTCAAGCCAGAGCCGGAGGAGGCACCGCTTCAGCGCCGCACCCGCAGCGGCGCCCGCGTCATCAACGAGAGCACCCGCTCCTCCCCGCGCTCCCTTCGCCTGGTCCGGCCGAAGCCTGAGCCGGGCCTGCTCCCCGTGAAGCCGGAGCACATCGACATGGTGGCCCCCGACGACGAGGTCGCCATAAAATGGGCGAAGGAGGACTACGTCCGCGAGCAGGTGCGTCGCCAGCGCCTGGCATACGCGAAGCTCCAGGCCCAACGCCGCGGGCGCAAGGAGGACGGCGTCATCGTCCTCGACAGCGACGAGAAGGACGAGGCTGGACCGTCCAGCGCCCCACCACGCGTTGGCGACCCCGGGCAAGGGTGCAGTAGGtacggcggcggctccggcgagacGCGCGACGACGACGACTACAGCCGTTTCTACAAGCTTCTCGGCATGTAGATGGCGGGCGGTGGACGCGGCGCAGTGGCTAGGCGTAGTTTGCTTTTATCTTTTTTGTACAAATTTTAATGGAATTTCGTCGAGTTCGTGCCGAATCGCCGAGTTTGCGCTAATTTGTACGAAGTATCACCGAGCTGCGCGATATTGGCAGCGACCTGATGGGCGACGACTCGGAACAGAGTCGCCCCCATGCGCCAAACTTGTGCCTGTTCACCCCTAAGAGGCTTTTTTCCGCCACCCTGGGGGCCCGAACGAGATGCTCTAACTAGGTGTAAAACTTCCAAGTGTGACAAGAACCTAGTCTGATATTCTCCTTCATGTAATAACCAGCTTGGTGAACCCCGCATGCGATAAATAATCCCTCATTGAGAATATCCAATCTTTTGCATTGCATTCAGTCGTTGTTAGCATGTGCTCAACTAATTCTGAATCAGACAGTGCCCATACCACAAATAGCACAATAGGAGGAGGAAACCATGTTCTTTTATTCAGGATATCAGCCGTGGGTAGTGGTGATGAAGGAACTAAATTTTTGTATCACTCATATCCGTTGTAGCCAAAATACTGCTAGTCACTATATGGCAAATGTTGGTAGGACTAGTGGTTGTACGGctgtcacacacacacacacacacacacacacacacacacgccatgcccgcacacacacacacacccgcGAGCGTGCGCCCTCCGAAGGCTAATATGGTCCCGCACAATCTTGCAAGACATACTTTTGACTCGAACACTCCAGTAGTTTGGGATGGTAATCCCCCATATTTTATCTTGCAGGATGTAATAAACGATGCAACCCTTTTGAAGTTTAAATGAAGTGCGCCCTATGAAATCCCCTAAAAAAAACCAGATAGGTCGAACCAAGAACTGCAAATGACCACATGGTAACGTGTGATCTACTGTACTCTACAATTTATTTAGGTCAGTGTAGCGAACCAAGTTGTTTTTTTAAAGTACGTCTATGTTTCAATACTTTGGATCAAAAATGTGGGCCGTGCCATGGAGGTGCTTTTCGTGCCCGCAGAGTTGCTGACGAGAAGCATGCTCGAACATCCCTGTCATAGTCATACAGGGGAGTGTCTCTGTGCAGTGGTGAAGACTGACGTCTGCTAATTGTCGTCAATGGTTCCCTGTGTCTGCACATATTTCTTTGCAAGTTTTTTTCTTTAAAAAGAGGTTAGAACCCCCAACCTGCATCATTGTGATATATATGTAGCACCACAATGTTTCAGAACATGCGAGAAACAGAAACACGTAGACACAAAGGACAAACCTTattttgaaggggggcagctcgTCTTACGTAGAGGCGCGCCGCCATCTGATTTGAACTTGCCATCTTGGATCGTTCCCTCGACAGTGAAACTCAATGTCCTCCAAGATGTCTTCAGCTTCATAGAGAGCATTCTTAAGATCGTTGAAGAGCAGCTCCACACAAGACCTATCGGGGAACTTCTCAAATAATTCCACACATGATCGTTGGGAAGATAATATACTAGTCAAGTAATCCCTTGCAAGACTCTTCGTAAGATTGTACAACGATTTGCGCATGCATCATAATACGACACGTATAAAAGCAATCATGGGAAATAATATATGACATGAATGGTGAAATTTTAGAGCTCCACTGATAAAGCTATTTCAACTAACAGTTGGTGTCAGTTACACGAAGAATAAATCAGTTCATGGATACATTGCATCCACATAATAACAGGAAAATACATAAAACAAGTACCAGTTGGCATGTTTGTCTCAGACTCACACTACAGGCTGCCTTGATAATCATCCGCATCTGCAACTGTGCACGGCTGAGCCAAGATTCTGCAGTAAACTAACAGCTTAATCAGACACTGCTGGCCAAGATAAAAGCAAAAGAAAAATGGTTCTTAAATAAATCTGGACAGATCCCTGTCCAATTTCTGAAAGAGGAATCAACCAGTTTATGCACAACTTGTTCCAGATAATGGAATAGGAAGACTAGGAAAAATATATTGCCGACTTGGACCAGATTGTACATTTGTTTTAGTTTGCACAAGAATTTTGACTGACGGCCGGATTGTACAAGACTAGGAAAACATATTGCAGAGTTGGACCAGATTTAAGATCTAACATATCAGGGTAACCTACCATGCTATATAACATGTGGCTGACTAATATGGCATATCTCTGATTGTCGACTAGAGTAAAAGAAAAATGTGTCTAGTATCAAAAGTTAATGACCAGACTTGCATAGTATGCAAATTTAGAAATAAAACTGAACTCAAGCAAACTTTGGCGCTAAGATGGAACCTTACTTCTACTCTTAGCCGTAGAGATGTATCAGGAAAGTGTGCCTCAGTTATAAGAGGTGGATATCTGTACAACAAAGGCATTTTCATTATTTTTCTGTTGCTGCATACCTTGCTTCATTTTGGTCTCCATATTTCTAACACTATCTCTATCAGGTGATTTTCCAGTATTATTAGCGGCCACTTTCTACTATTTCAGGTTTCCCGAAGTACAATTCTGGAAGAGAATGACTCGAGAATTTGAACACAACCCTCCAAGAAGTGCCCAGACCAGCATGCAGTAGACAACTAGAAAAGCAGTATTCAAATATATTACCCACACTGTGATGTAAACAAGTACCAGTTGGCTTGCTTGTCTCACAGACCCACAATGCAGTCTGTCTTGATGATCTTTATAATCATCCGCATCTGCAGCTGTGCGTGGCTCAGTCAAGACTCTAGTAAATTAACAGGTTAATCTGACACGACCAGCCAAGATAAAAGCAAAAGAAAAATGGTTCTTAGATAAATTTGGACAGATCCCAGTCCAAATTTGGAAAGAGGAATCGGCCAGTTTATGCACAATTTGTTCCAGATAATGGAATAGGAAGAGAGCAACTTTCCCTACCAGTTTATACTTGACATATTCTTTGATTAAATTCCAAATCTACCACACAAATGTGGAAACAACGATAATTTGTTCTACCCTGCTGGAGTAAGAGTGCACATCGACAGAGAAGTGCAAACCTTCGGTTCAAACAAAGAATCACCTTCTGCCTCCAGACCGGATTTTCAACGCCACTATTCATTCCTCGTTTTCCAAGCAGCATCAGCAAGCTTCGACCGTCGCTATAGGAGAACGAAAGCTTGTGGTTGCAACCATGGGCTTGAGTCACCAAATTCTTATTCAACTTTCTATATTGGTCAATTTGCCGCACACAGATTTCCTTTTCTTTTTGACCCTCCTTTGGCCACgaccaaaaaacaaaaactagaAGGAAAATGGAACACCATTTCTCGGACACCAAATTAGCTATCATCAAACGAGCTGTTTGCTATGCAGAAGAGATGCTAAAAACATCATCTCTATCAGCGTATTTTACTGTTTTTCACCTGGTACCATTTTCTACTATCCCAAAGTCACATTCTGAAAAGAGAATGCCTCACAAATTTGAATCAAACCCTCCAGGAGGTGCACAGATCAGCAATTTGAAAAGTAGTGCACAAATAATACTACACACGCTGTAATGTAAAGTCGacaccaataagtattttttaaACCAATATCCATCATCGCTCTAGCAGAAGCCATGATCACTTATTTTATGAGATTATTATCATTTCTTGACCATACCCATCAACAAATTATTATCTTCGCAGAGGAGGAAGATTCAAGTGTGAGTCGCTCCTTAATCTGACGCCTGCTAGCTTCATCCACCTGGGATCTCCTCGGATCAATGGCATTGCACTCCTTGCATGGGTCCTCACCATGAAGCTCGATTCTCTTCAACCTCACAACATGTGCCATGACTAGCCTTATATAGTTTGTCACCTTGACCTCCTCCTCGAACCCTAACATCATCAGCAACTTCAAGTTCAGATGCTTCAGATCCTTCGATGGCTCCCACACCACATTCGTCTTTTCGGCAGTATCGTAAAGCTTTTTGCCACATGTATGTCGAGTTCGAGATAACTTCATGCATGGACATAGAAAATAGATAACACATGTTAACTAAACTTGCCACCAACCAATGCAGGACAATGTAAACAACAACTGCAATTAAATATTTTGACCACTTAAAAAGTTTCAAAGCACTTAATACTAATATTTAAATCTAGCCCCCTGTGGAGTTTTTGGATGAATTTGCATGAACTGAATCCTACGTAAAGTAAGATGCACAAATATGCTTCTGGGATTCCTATGAAACTACAGCTATATATTCCTCCTATGCTGCTCACCGGTTTATTTATTTCTTTCAACCAACATACCTTGTAATAAATAATTTTAATGAAAAGGGATATGTGCATCTTTCCTCCTTGCCAAAAAGAAAACAAGGAGAGAATTTTGGAGAACTCTAAAACAAGGTACTACAATCCAGAAGAATTTGTTTTGTGTTGCACAGACATTGTCTTACTGCAAAATTAAAATGAGGACTGCACACTACTTCTAACATTCGTGGTAGATTAGAAAATCAGATCAATTTCCTGCTATATTGTTAATGCTGAATATTCCAGTAACATGCCATTCTAGAATGAATCACATCCATACCTTGAAATTCCGTAGGGCAGGTGCAGCTTCTAGGATAAACAGGGTCCAGCTCAGATCACACTCAGGGAAGATACCAAAAAGGTACACGTCGGTCAGGTTTCTGAATATAGCAGTGAGCCGCTTCGGCTGCTCCGGCTGAATCCAAATCTGCAACGTGAAGAACACAAAATACACAGCTGAAATTGGTAAAGTAGAAGAGCAGATGATGTGTAAATGCCCAGAAATTAACTTTACCGTTTGGCTGAAAAAATTGAGATTCAGTTTCGACAGATTTCTGGAACTCCTTGAAAGGCACTCACTCAACATGAATGGCGCTTGCGACGCCTTGGCAAGATAGCCGAGGTTCACATGGCAAAGCTGGGGAACGTCGCCGAAGCGCACTGGAGGGTTCTCGTAGCGCCGAGAACAGCACAGTACTGTCCTGAGCTCGGGGACGGAGATGAGTTCGATCCGTTCACAACGAAAACGGATGCAGTCGAGCCTCCGAAGCCCCGAGCATGGGGTATCAATCCTGAGCGCCGACCGCTGATCAACCAGTCTGCAGGAACTCAGGGTGAGGTGCTTGAGCTTACTGCAAGCATTAATAAGTTCGGTGACGTCGGAATGTCCAAACACAAGGTTCTTGAGTGTAAGCCTCGTGAGCCACCAGAAG encodes:
- the LOC125554410 gene encoding uncharacterized protein LOC125554410, translated to MNPSNGCNSLPSLLLQKTWIPPQGFVKLNVDGALSRDNQSGSVCAICRDDSVVSDINGGTLGVISMVVAFQKTQVNKCWKTSHQSTSAFSDTAWSTGWCDYRKIHHQDGDGSTVSCPGENSCPSIY
- the LOC125553185 gene encoding uncharacterized protein LOC125553185, whose amino-acid sequence is MESPPHKLNVGRDEDRISALTDDLLVGILERLDLRQAVRAGALSTRWRDLPYRLSRLHLDVGHFQGATPLEVMDAFTGAAQRLLSVALPLAEGEGASAAIIPIKSLILSFYLSSPHLSAIGRTVEDVVIYGKTECLEFSISPPRGSNANLLAEFGQQFMSFSQAYPVAFWWLTRLTLKNLVFGHSDVTELINACSKLKHLTLSSCRLVDQRSALRIDTPCSGLRRLDCIRFRCERIELISVPELRTVLCCSRRYENPPVRFGDVPQLCHVNLGYLAKASQAPFMLSECLSRSSRNLSKLNLNFFSQTIWIQPEQPKRLTAIFRNLTDVYLFGIFPECDLSWTLFILEAAPALRNFKLSRTRHTCGKKLYDTAEKTNVVWEPSKDLKHLNLKLLMMLGFEEEVKVTNYIRLVMAHVVRLKRIELHGEDPCKECNAIDPRRSQVDEASRRQIKERLTLESSSSAKIIIC